A DNA window from Plodia interpunctella isolate USDA-ARS_2022_Savannah chromosome 12, ilPloInte3.2, whole genome shotgun sequence contains the following coding sequences:
- the LOC128674077 gene encoding uncharacterized protein K02A2.6-like: MTVKSSRYCEVFEDGLGRFTGGKVGFRLKSAARPVFLRARPLAYALREPVERALDQMVRDGILSPVTSSDWATPSVPVMKKDGTIRICGDFKLTLNKCLEVDRFPLPRVEDLLTKLHGGQKFSKIDLSQAYAQLELDDSKECTVITTHKGLFMYNRLIYGLASSPGIFQRKLEQLFGDLPQVGVFLDDVIITGLDDKQHLATLEEVFSRLRKYGLKVKKDKCTFFADSVTYLGLTISEKGVHTCPEKIEAIKNAAAPTNVTELRSFLGLVMYYARFVPNVSTVLSPLYELLRKDNKYEWNKTRDRAFQKIKKMLVSSEVLAHYSPDLPLLLTTDASSVGVGAVISHVTPGGERPIAYASRALNTAEKSYSQIEREALAIIYGVRKFHQYLYGRKFTLRTDHKPLVTIFGDKTGIPVMAASRMQRWAVILAGYHYDIEYVRSENNVADTLSRLPIGPEPKPHLEATYIKFIQDFLPVTRKEVVTELVKDEVIKRVVRYIQSGWPPSCTDSELKPYFTRRNELYLDMGCVVWGYRLVIPSSLRKNLLKEMHIGHLGIVKMKSIARGIVWWPGIDADIERVCKDCATCVAEGSAPPRAPPQSWPYAPEPWTRLHADFLGPIQGYTFLVIIDSTTKWIEVFHMNRTTASSVIKVLRETFARFGLPRQIVSDNGPPFSSREYADFMSKNGIMVTFSAAYHPSSNGAAEGAVKLCKRAVKKAMRDKIDIDAALQSYLMAYRNVEHSTTGVSPASLLQHRQLRSRLDLLKGDRQVVDRVHKMQQKQMNSAGGMLRNLNVGEKVKARNFSGKNKWLMGTIEQKLGSRHYLIGREEDPPIKRHIDQVATLNVPSASTDAGNEAELSTTEQIKSAEQVVDTSTTSEHRHSDVTYESEGAQATERPVNETTSTNAPPVNLPSGREPPRVRKRPLRFGFEID, from the exons ATGACAGTGAagag TTCCAGATATTGTGAGGTGTTTGAGGACGGGTTGGGAAGGTTCACGGGCGGCAAGGTCGGATTCCGACTGAAAAGCGCGGCGCGGCCGGTATTCCTGCGCGCGCGACCGCTGGCGTACGCACTGCGCGAGCCCGTCGAGCGCGCGCTCGACCAGATGGTGCGCGACGGCATCCTCTCGCCCGTCACCAGCTCCGACTGGGCAACGCCCAGCGTGCCGGTCATGAAGAAGGATGGTACGATACGTATATGTGGTGACTTTAaactaacattaaataaatgccTAGAGGTGGATCGTTTTCCATTACCGAGAGTAGAGGATTTATTGACTAAATTGCACGGTGgtcaaaaattttcaaaaattgacTTATCACAAGCCTACGCCCAGTTAGAGTTGGACGACTCTAAAGAATGTACAGTTATAACCACTCACAAGggtctatttatgtataatagaTTGATATATGGTCTAGCGTCTAGCCCCGGCATTTTTCAAAGGAAATTAGAGCAACTTTTTGGGGACCTACCCCAAGTAGGGGTTTTCCTAGATGACGTCATCATTACCGGTTTAGATGATAAACAACATTTAGCTACTTTAGAAGAGGTATTTTCTAGGTTAAGGAAATATggattaaaagttaaaaaagacAAATGCACATTCTTTGCGGACTCCGTGACATATTTAGGGTTAACAATAAGCGAAAAAGGAGTGCATACCTGCCCAGAGAAAATCGAGGCTATAAAAAACGCCGCAGCGCCCACGAATGTGACGGAGTTGCGTTCTTTTCTTGGGTTGGTCATGTACTATGCAAGGTTTGTTCCAAACGTAAGTACCGTCTTGTCACCATTGTATGAGTTATTAcgaaaagataataaatatgaatggaATAAAACAAGGGATAGGGCAttccaaaaaattaaaaaaatgttagtatCCAGTGAGGTTTTAGCACACTATTCGCCGGATTTGCCGTTGTTGTTGACAACCGACGCGAGCAGTGTGGGGGTCGGCGCGGTCATATCGCACGTGACGCCGGGCGGCGAGCGGCCTATAGCCTACGCATCTCGGGCACTCAATACAGCAGAAAAGAGTTATTCACAAATAGAACGAGAAGCACTGGCAATTATTTATGGCGTTAGAAAATTTCACCAATACCTTTACGGTAGGAAGTTCACATTGAGAACGGATCATAAACCCTTGGTAACTATTTTTGGTGATAAAACGGGCATACCCGTGATGGCCGCCAGTCGCATGCAGCGCTGGGCTGTGATCTTAGCGGGCTACCACTATGACATTGAATACGTGCGCAGCGAGAACAATGTGGCGGACACATTATCCCGTTTGCCGATTGGGCCAGAACCGAAACCCCACCTTGAGgctacttatattaaatttattcaagattttttacCTGTTACTCGAAAAGAGGTTGTAACCGAATTAGTTAAAGATGAGGTAATTAAAAGAGTAGTGAGGTACATACAATCTGGTTGGCCTCCAAGTTGTACTGATTCAGAACTCAAACCTTATTTCACACGCCGTAATGAGTTATATTTGGACATGGGCTGTGTAGTTTGGGGCTATAGGTTGGTAATACCTAGTAGTTTGCGTAAGAACTTGTTAAAAGAAATGCATATAGGACATCTTGGaattgtaaaaatgaaaagtatAGCGCGGGGCATAGTTTGGTGGCCAGGGATAGACGCCGATATTGAAAGAGTTTGTAAGGATTGCGCGACGTGTGTCGCAGAGGGGTCTGCCCCGCCACGGGCGCCTCCACAGTCGTGGCCGTATGCGCCTGAACCATGGACGCGGTTACATGCCGATTTTCTGGGACCCATCCAGGGTTACAcatttttagtaattataGACTCGACTACTAAATGGATAGAAGTGTTTCATATGAATAGGACGACGGCTAGTTCGGTTATAAAAGTATTACGTGAAACATTTGCTCGTTTTGGTTTACCACGACAAATTGTTTCAGACAACGGCCCTCCGTTTTCGAGTAGGGAATATGCTGATTTTATGAGTAAGAACGGTATAATGGTCACTTTTTCAGCCGCGTACCACCCGTCATCAAACGGAGCGGCCGAGGGCGCCGTCAAGCTTTGTAAGCGGGCAGTAAAAAAGGCAATGCGGgataaaattgatatagaCGCAGCGCTCCAGTCATATTTAATGGCTTATCGTAACGTTGAACATAGTACCACTGGCGTTTCACCCGCGTCATTGTTACAACATAGGCAGCTTCGGTCGAGGTTAGATCTTTTAAAAGGTGACAGGCAGGTAGTAGACAGGGTTCACAAAATGCAACAAAAACAGATGAATAGTGCTGGAGGAATGTTAAGGAACTTAAATGTAGGTGAGAAAGTTAAGGCTCGAAATTTTTCAGGGAAAAATAAGTGGTTAATGGGTACAATAGAACAAAAATTGGGATCTCGACATTATTTGATTGGTAGGGAAGAAGATCCACCCATAAAAAGGCATATAGACCAAGTTGCTACATTAAACGTACCATCTGCTTCTACTGACGCGGGTAACGAAGCAGAGCTTTCGACTACTGAGCAGATTAAGTCTGCTGAACAGGTAGTAGACACTTCAACTACATCCGAGCATCGTCATAGTGACGTCACATATGAAAGCGAGGGTGCGCAAGCGACGGAGCGTCCGGTTAACGAGACAACATCCACTAATGCACCACCCGTGAACCTTCCTTCCGGACGAGAACCACCCCGTGTCAGAAAACGACCTCTAAGATTTGGTTTTGAGATCGATTAG